In the Streptomyces sp. NBC_00525 genome, one interval contains:
- a CDS encoding quinone-dependent dihydroorotate dehydrogenase, which yields MYKFFFQLVFKRMDAERAHHLAFRWIRLAARVPVLRTFLAAALAPRYKELRTEALGLRMHGPFGLAAGFDKNAVAIDGMAMLGFDHVEIGTVTGEPQPGNPKRRLFRLVADRALINRMGFNNEGSAAVAARLAARKPVFRTAVGVNIGKTKVVAEADAAADYVKSTERLAAHADYLVVNVSSPNTPGLRNLQATESLRPLLTAVREAADRTVTHRRVPLLVKIAPDLADEDVDAVADLAVELGLDGIIATNTTIAREGLGLTSPPALVKETGGLSGAPLKARSLEVLGRLHRRVGDRITLVGVGGIENAEDAWQRILAGATLVQGYSAFIYEGPFYARAIHKGLAARLAASPYATLADAVGAESRKAAK from the coding sequence ATGTACAAGTTCTTCTTCCAGCTGGTCTTCAAGCGCATGGACGCCGAGCGCGCCCACCACCTGGCCTTCCGCTGGATTCGCCTCGCCGCCCGCGTCCCCGTGCTGCGCACCTTCCTCGCCGCAGCCCTCGCCCCCCGGTACAAGGAGCTGCGCACCGAGGCCCTGGGCCTGCGGATGCACGGCCCCTTCGGCCTCGCCGCCGGCTTCGACAAGAACGCGGTCGCGATCGACGGCATGGCGATGCTCGGCTTCGACCACGTCGAGATCGGCACCGTCACCGGCGAACCGCAGCCCGGCAACCCGAAGCGGCGGCTGTTCCGCCTGGTGGCGGACCGCGCGCTGATCAACCGCATGGGCTTCAACAACGAGGGCTCCGCCGCCGTCGCCGCCCGGCTCGCCGCCCGCAAGCCGGTCTTCCGCACCGCCGTGGGCGTCAACATCGGCAAGACCAAGGTCGTCGCCGAGGCCGACGCCGCCGCCGACTACGTGAAGTCCACCGAGCGCCTCGCCGCCCACGCCGACTACCTCGTCGTCAACGTCTCCTCGCCCAACACCCCCGGCCTGCGCAACCTCCAGGCCACCGAGTCGCTGCGCCCGCTGCTCACCGCCGTGCGCGAGGCCGCCGACCGGACCGTCACCCACCGCCGCGTCCCGCTGCTGGTCAAGATCGCCCCGGACCTCGCCGACGAGGACGTGGACGCCGTCGCCGACCTCGCCGTCGAACTCGGCCTGGACGGCATCATCGCCACCAACACCACCATCGCCCGCGAGGGCCTGGGCCTGACGTCCCCGCCCGCACTGGTGAAGGAGACCGGCGGACTGTCCGGAGCCCCCCTCAAGGCGCGCTCCCTGGAGGTCCTCGGCCGCCTCCACCGGCGCGTGGGCGACCGGATCACCCTGGTGGGCGTCGGCGGCATCGAGAACGCCGAGGACGCCTGGCAGCGCATCCTCGCCGGGGCGACGCTCGTCCAGGGCTACAGCGCCTTCATCTACGAGGGACCCTTCTACGCCCGTGCCATCCACAAGGGCCTGGCCGCGCGCCTGGCCGCGTCCCCGTACGCCACGCTCGCCGACGCCGTCGGCGCGGAAAGCCGGAAGGCAGCGAAATGA
- the carB gene encoding carbamoyl-phosphate synthase large subunit codes for MPKRSDIQSVLVIGSGPIVIGQAAEFDYSGTQACRVLKAEGLRVILVNSNPATIMTDPEIADATYVEPITPEFVEKIIAKERPDALLPTLGGQTALNTAISMHENGVLDKYGVELIGANVEAINKGEDRDLFKGVVEAVKEKIGYGESARSVICHSMDDVLAGVETLGGYPVVVRPSFTMGGAGSGFAHDEAELRRIAGQGLTLSPTTEVLLEESILGWKEYELELMRDRNDNVVVVCSIENFDPMGVHTGDSITVAPAMTLTDREYQRLRDIGIAIIREVGVDTGGCNIQFAIDPSDGRVIVIEMNPRVSRSSALASKATGFPIAKIAAKLAVGYTLDEIPNDITEKTPASFEPTLDYVVVKAPRFAFEKFPSADSTLTTTMKSVGEAMAIGRNFTEALQKALRSLEKKGSQFTFTGDPGDKAELLAAAVRPTDGRVNAVMQAIRAGATQEEVFDATKIDPWFVDQLFLIKEIADELAAADKLGPELLGEAKRHGFSDVQIAEIRGLREDVVREVRHSLGVRPVYKTVDTCAAEFAARTPYFYSSYDEESEVAPRTRPAVIILGSGPNRIGQGIEFDYSCVHASFALSDAGYETVMVNCNPETVSTDYDTSDRLYFEPLTLEDVLEIVHAESLAGPVAGVVVQLGGQTPLGLSQALKDNGVPVVGTPPEAIHAAEDRGAFGRVLAEAGLPAPKHGTATTFTEAKEIADEIGYPVLVRPSYVLGGRGMEIVYDETRLSAYISESTEISPTRPVLVDRFLDDAIEIDVDALYDGTELYLGGVMEHIEEAGIHSGDSACALPPITLGGHDIKRLRASTEAIAKGVGVRGLINIQFALSGDILYVLEANPRASRTVPFTSKATAVPLAKAAARISLGATVAELREEGLLPKTGDGGTLPLDAPISVKEAVMPWSRFRDIHGRGVDTILGPEMRSTGEVMGIDSVFGTAYAKSQAGAYGPLPTKGRAFISVANRDKRSMIFPARELVAHGFELLATSGTAEVLKRNGINATVVRKQSEGEGPNGEKTIVQLIHEGGVDLIVNTPYGTGGRLDGYEIRTAAVARSVPCLTTVQALAAAVQGIDALNNGDVGVRSLQEHAEHLTAARD; via the coding sequence GTGCCTAAGCGCTCCGATATCCAGTCCGTCCTGGTCATCGGCTCCGGCCCGATCGTCATCGGGCAGGCCGCCGAGTTCGACTACTCCGGCACCCAGGCGTGCCGCGTGCTCAAGGCCGAGGGCCTGCGCGTCATCCTGGTGAACTCCAACCCGGCGACGATCATGACCGACCCGGAGATCGCCGACGCCACCTACGTCGAGCCGATCACCCCCGAGTTCGTCGAGAAGATCATCGCCAAGGAGCGCCCCGACGCGCTCCTGCCCACCCTGGGCGGCCAGACCGCGCTCAACACCGCGATCTCCATGCACGAGAACGGTGTCCTCGACAAGTACGGCGTCGAGCTCATCGGCGCCAACGTCGAGGCCATCAACAAGGGCGAGGACCGCGACCTCTTCAAGGGCGTCGTGGAGGCCGTCAAGGAGAAGATCGGCTACGGCGAGTCCGCCCGCTCGGTCATCTGCCACTCCATGGACGACGTCCTGGCCGGTGTGGAGACCCTCGGCGGCTACCCCGTCGTCGTCCGCCCCTCCTTCACCATGGGCGGCGCCGGCTCCGGCTTCGCCCACGACGAGGCCGAGCTGCGCCGCATCGCGGGCCAGGGCCTCACGCTCTCCCCGACCACCGAGGTGCTCCTGGAGGAGTCCATCCTCGGCTGGAAGGAGTACGAGCTGGAGCTGATGCGCGACCGCAACGACAACGTCGTGGTCGTCTGCTCCATCGAGAACTTCGACCCGATGGGCGTCCACACCGGTGACTCGATCACCGTCGCCCCGGCGATGACCCTCACCGACCGCGAGTACCAGCGGCTGCGCGACATCGGCATCGCGATCATCCGCGAGGTCGGCGTCGACACCGGCGGCTGCAACATCCAGTTCGCCATCGACCCGTCCGACGGCCGCGTCATCGTCATCGAGATGAACCCGCGCGTCTCCCGCTCCTCGGCGCTCGCCTCCAAGGCCACCGGCTTCCCGATCGCCAAGATCGCCGCCAAGCTGGCCGTCGGCTACACGCTCGACGAGATCCCCAACGACATCACCGAGAAGACCCCGGCCTCCTTCGAGCCGACCCTCGACTACGTCGTCGTCAAGGCACCGCGCTTCGCCTTCGAGAAGTTCCCCTCCGCCGACTCCACCCTCACCACCACCATGAAGTCGGTGGGCGAGGCCATGGCCATCGGCCGGAACTTCACCGAGGCCCTCCAGAAGGCCCTGCGCTCGCTGGAGAAGAAGGGCTCGCAGTTCACCTTCACCGGCGACCCCGGCGACAAGGCCGAGCTGCTGGCCGCCGCCGTCCGCCCGACCGACGGCCGGGTGAACGCCGTCATGCAGGCGATCCGGGCCGGCGCCACCCAGGAGGAGGTCTTCGACGCCACGAAGATCGACCCCTGGTTCGTGGACCAGCTCTTCCTCATCAAGGAGATCGCCGACGAGCTGGCCGCCGCCGACAAGCTCGGGCCCGAGCTGCTGGGCGAGGCCAAGCGGCACGGCTTCTCGGACGTCCAGATCGCCGAGATCCGCGGCTTGCGCGAGGACGTCGTCCGCGAGGTGCGCCACTCGCTCGGCGTCCGCCCGGTCTACAAGACGGTCGACACCTGCGCCGCCGAGTTCGCCGCGAGGACGCCGTACTTCTACTCCTCCTACGACGAGGAGAGCGAGGTCGCGCCCCGCACCCGCCCCGCGGTGATCATCCTGGGCTCCGGCCCCAACCGCATCGGCCAGGGCATCGAGTTCGACTACTCCTGCGTCCACGCCTCCTTCGCGCTCAGCGACGCCGGCTACGAGACCGTGATGGTCAACTGCAACCCGGAGACGGTCTCCACCGACTACGACACCTCCGACCGCCTCTACTTCGAGCCGCTGACGCTCGAGGACGTGCTGGAGATCGTGCACGCCGAGTCCCTCGCCGGACCCGTCGCGGGCGTCGTCGTCCAGCTCGGCGGCCAGACCCCGCTGGGCCTCTCGCAGGCCCTCAAGGACAACGGCGTGCCTGTCGTCGGCACCCCGCCGGAGGCCATCCACGCCGCCGAGGACCGCGGCGCCTTCGGCCGCGTCCTGGCCGAGGCCGGACTGCCCGCCCCCAAGCACGGCACCGCCACCACCTTCACCGAGGCCAAGGAGATCGCCGACGAGATCGGCTACCCCGTCCTCGTACGCCCCTCGTACGTGCTCGGCGGGCGCGGCATGGAGATCGTGTACGACGAGACCCGGCTCTCGGCGTACATCTCCGAGTCCACCGAGATCAGCCCCACCCGGCCGGTCCTGGTCGACCGCTTCCTCGACGACGCCATCGAGATCGACGTGGACGCCCTCTACGACGGCACCGAGCTGTACCTCGGCGGCGTCATGGAGCACATCGAGGAGGCCGGCATCCACTCCGGCGACTCCGCCTGTGCGCTGCCCCCGATCACCCTCGGCGGCCACGACATCAAGCGGCTGCGCGCCTCCACGGAGGCCATCGCCAAGGGCGTCGGCGTCCGCGGCCTGATCAACATCCAGTTCGCGCTCTCCGGCGACATCCTCTACGTCCTGGAGGCCAACCCGCGCGCCTCGCGGACCGTGCCCTTCACCTCGAAGGCGACCGCGGTCCCGCTCGCCAAGGCCGCCGCCCGCATCTCGCTGGGCGCGACCGTCGCCGAGCTGCGCGAGGAGGGCCTGCTGCCGAAGACCGGCGACGGCGGCACCCTGCCGCTGGACGCGCCGATCTCCGTCAAGGAGGCCGTCATGCCGTGGTCGCGCTTCCGCGACATCCACGGCCGCGGCGTCGACACCATCCTCGGCCCGGAGATGCGCTCCACCGGCGAGGTCATGGGCATCGACTCGGTCTTCGGCACCGCCTACGCCAAGTCGCAGGCCGGTGCCTACGGGCCGCTGCCCACCAAGGGCCGCGCCTTCATCTCGGTGGCCAACCGGGACAAGCGCTCGATGATCTTCCCGGCCCGCGAGCTGGTCGCCCACGGCTTCGAGCTGCTGGCCACCTCCGGCACCGCCGAGGTCCTCAAGCGCAACGGCATCAACGCCACGGTCGTGCGCAAGCAGTCCGAGGGCGAGGGCCCCAACGGCGAGAAGACCATCGTCCAGCTGATTCACGAGGGCGGGGTGGACCTCATCGTCAACACCCCCTACGGGACCGGCGGCCGGCTCGACGGCTACGAGATCCGCACCGCGGCCGTCGCCCGGTCCGTGCCCTGCCTGACCACGGTCCAGGCGCTCGCCGCGGCCGTCCAGGGCATCGACGCCCTCAACAACGGGGACGTCGGCGTCCGTTCGCTCCAGGAACACGCGGAACACCTGACCGCGGCCCGCGACTGA
- the carA gene encoding glutamine-hydrolyzing carbamoyl-phosphate synthase small subunit, translating into MTTSTRGAQAPAVLVLEDGRTFRGRAYGAVGETFGEAVFSTGMTGYQETLTDPSYYRQVVVMTAPHVGNTGVNDEDPESQRIWVSGYVVRDPARTPSNWRSRRTLDQELADQGVVGISGIDTRALTRHLRERGAMRVGIFSGAAVTDDTAMLDRVRQAPEMKGADLSAEVATKETYVVPAAGTKKFTVAAIDLGIKGMTPHRMAERGIEVHVLPATATLDEIYAVAPDGVFFSNGPGDPATADHPVALMRGVLDRGTPLFGICFGNQILGRALGFGTYKLKYGHRGINQPVQDRSTGKVEVTAHNHGFAVDAPLDKVSDTAYGRAEVSHVCLNDNVVEGLQLLDRPAFSVQYHPEAAAGPHDAAYLFDRFVSLMEGQRA; encoded by the coding sequence ATGACGACCTCCACTCGGGGAGCCCAGGCTCCCGCCGTACTCGTCCTGGAGGACGGCCGCACCTTCCGCGGCCGTGCCTACGGGGCTGTGGGGGAGACCTTCGGCGAGGCGGTCTTCTCCACCGGCATGACCGGCTACCAGGAGACGCTGACCGACCCCTCGTACTACCGCCAGGTCGTCGTGATGACCGCCCCGCACGTCGGCAACACCGGCGTCAACGACGAGGACCCCGAGTCCCAGCGGATCTGGGTCTCCGGCTACGTCGTCCGCGACCCCGCCCGCACCCCCTCCAACTGGCGCTCCCGCCGCACCCTCGACCAGGAACTGGCCGACCAGGGCGTCGTCGGCATCAGCGGCATCGACACCCGCGCCCTCACCCGCCACCTGCGCGAGCGCGGCGCCATGCGCGTCGGCATCTTCTCCGGCGCCGCCGTCACCGACGACACCGCGATGCTCGACCGCGTGCGGCAGGCCCCCGAGATGAAGGGCGCCGACCTCTCCGCCGAGGTCGCCACCAAGGAGACCTACGTCGTTCCCGCGGCCGGCACCAAGAAGTTCACCGTCGCCGCGATCGACCTCGGCATCAAGGGCATGACCCCGCACCGGATGGCCGAGCGCGGCATCGAGGTGCACGTGCTGCCCGCCACCGCCACCCTGGACGAGATCTACGCCGTCGCCCCGGACGGCGTCTTCTTCTCCAACGGCCCCGGCGACCCGGCCACCGCCGACCACCCCGTCGCCCTCATGCGGGGCGTCCTGGACCGGGGCACCCCGCTCTTCGGGATCTGCTTCGGCAACCAGATCCTGGGCCGCGCGCTCGGCTTCGGCACCTACAAGCTGAAGTACGGCCACCGCGGCATCAACCAGCCCGTGCAGGACCGCTCGACCGGCAAGGTCGAGGTCACCGCGCACAACCACGGCTTCGCCGTCGACGCCCCCCTCGACAAGGTCTCCGACACCGCCTACGGCCGCGCCGAGGTCTCCCACGTCTGCCTCAACGACAACGTGGTGGAGGGCCTCCAGCTGCTCGACCGCCCGGCCTTCAGCGTCCAGTACCACCCCGAGGCGGCCGCCGGCCCGCACGACGCCGCGTACCTCTTCGACCGTTTCGTCTCCCTGATGGAGGGCCAGCGTGCCTAA
- a CDS encoding PH-like domain-containing protein has protein sequence MTTQTLYQLAAEQKSAEVTDWSARISWVIGLVVLVVFVYWLMRQGWKWRGNLQSDLPAPASTPEGFADGSADGEKPLTLTGRYHASTTAGQWLDRIVAHGLGTRSRVELTLTAEGLDVARPGAAGFFVPAADLRGARTEKALAGKVLPEGGLLVVTWALGDQLIDSGFRSDHAAEHPAWVDAVNHLTSTTEGIAR, from the coding sequence GTGACAACACAGACCCTGTACCAACTGGCCGCCGAGCAGAAGTCGGCGGAAGTGACCGACTGGTCCGCACGGATCAGTTGGGTGATCGGACTCGTCGTCCTCGTCGTGTTCGTCTACTGGCTGATGCGCCAGGGCTGGAAGTGGCGCGGCAACCTCCAGTCGGACCTGCCCGCCCCGGCGAGCACCCCCGAGGGCTTCGCTGACGGCTCCGCGGACGGCGAGAAGCCGCTCACCCTCACCGGCCGCTACCACGCCTCGACCACCGCCGGGCAGTGGCTCGACCGGATCGTGGCCCACGGCCTCGGCACCCGCAGCCGCGTCGAGCTGACCCTCACCGCCGAGGGCCTCGACGTCGCCAGGCCCGGCGCGGCCGGCTTCTTCGTCCCCGCCGCCGACCTGCGCGGCGCCCGCACCGAGAAGGCACTGGCGGGCAAGGTCCTGCCCGAGGGCGGCCTCCTCGTCGTCACCTGGGCGCTCGGCGACCAGCTGATCGACTCCGGATTCCGCTCCGACCACGCGGCCGAACACCCCGCGTGGGTCGACGCCGTCAACCACCTCACCAGCACTACGGAAGGCATCGCACGATGA
- a CDS encoding dihydroorotase, translating to MSKILIRGAKVLGGDPQDVLIDGETIAEVGTGLDAGDATVIEAAGQVLLPGLVDLHTHLREPGREDSETVLTGTRAAAAGGFTAVHAMANTFPVADTAGVVEQVWRLGRESGYCDVQPVGAVTVGLEGKQLAELGAMHDSAAGVKVFSDDGKCVDDAVIMRRALEYVKAFDGVVAQHAQEPRLTEGAQMNEGIVSAELGLGGWPAVAEESIIARDVLLAAHVGSRVHICHLSTAGSVEIVRWAKSKGWNVTAEVTPHHLLLTDELVRSYNPVYKVNPPLRTEADVLALREALADGTIDCVATDHAPHPHEDKDCEWAAAAMGMVGLETALSVVQQTMVETGLLDWAGVADRMSARPAAIGRLEGHGRPVSAGEPANLTLVDPAYRGTVDPAGFASRSRNTPYEGRELPGRVTHTFLRGRATVVDGKLA from the coding sequence ATGAGCAAGATCCTTATCCGCGGCGCGAAGGTACTCGGCGGCGACCCGCAGGACGTCCTCATCGACGGCGAGACCATCGCCGAGGTCGGCACCGGCCTCGACGCCGGCGACGCCACCGTGATCGAGGCGGCCGGCCAGGTCCTGCTGCCCGGCCTCGTCGACCTGCACACCCACCTGCGCGAGCCCGGCCGCGAGGACTCCGAGACCGTCCTCACCGGCACCAGGGCCGCCGCGGCCGGCGGCTTCACCGCCGTGCACGCCATGGCCAACACCTTCCCGGTCGCCGACACCGCCGGCGTCGTCGAGCAGGTCTGGCGGCTCGGCAGGGAGTCCGGCTACTGCGACGTGCAGCCCGTGGGCGCCGTCACCGTCGGCCTGGAGGGCAAGCAGCTCGCCGAGCTGGGCGCCATGCACGACTCCGCCGCCGGGGTGAAGGTCTTCTCCGACGACGGCAAGTGCGTCGACGACGCGGTCATCATGCGCCGCGCCCTGGAGTACGTGAAGGCGTTCGACGGCGTCGTCGCCCAGCACGCCCAGGAGCCCCGCCTCACCGAGGGCGCCCAGATGAACGAGGGCATCGTCTCGGCGGAGCTGGGCCTCGGCGGCTGGCCCGCCGTCGCCGAGGAGTCGATCATCGCCCGCGACGTCCTGCTCGCCGCCCACGTCGGCTCCCGCGTGCACATCTGCCACCTGTCCACCGCAGGCTCCGTCGAGATCGTGCGCTGGGCCAAGTCCAAGGGCTGGAACGTCACCGCCGAGGTCACCCCGCACCACCTCCTCCTCACCGACGAGCTGGTCCGGTCCTACAACCCGGTCTACAAGGTCAACCCGCCGCTGCGCACCGAGGCCGACGTGCTGGCCCTGCGCGAGGCCCTCGCCGACGGCACCATCGACTGCGTCGCCACCGACCACGCCCCGCACCCGCACGAGGACAAGGACTGCGAGTGGGCCGCCGCCGCCATGGGCATGGTGGGCCTGGAGACCGCGCTCTCCGTCGTCCAGCAGACGATGGTGGAGACCGGGCTGCTCGACTGGGCCGGCGTCGCCGACCGCATGTCGGCCCGCCCCGCGGCCATCGGACGGCTCGAAGGACACGGCCGCCCCGTCTCGGCGGGTGAGCCCGCCAACCTCACCCTGGTCGATCCGGCATACCGTGGAACCGTGGACCCCGCGGGCTTCGCCTCCCGCAGCCGCAACACCCCGTACGAGGGACGCGAGCTGCCGGGCCGAGTGACCCACACCTTCCTGCGGGGCCGTGCCACGGTCGTCGACGGGAAGCTCGCGTGA
- a CDS encoding aspartate carbamoyltransferase catalytic subunit encodes MKRHLISAADLTRDDAVLILDTAEEMARVADRPIKKLPTLRGRTVVNLFFEDSTRTRISFEAAAKRLSADVINFSAKGSSVSKGESLKDTALTLEAMGADAVVIRHGASGAPYRLATSGWIDGAVVNAGDGTHEHPTQALLDAFTMRRRLVGADTGLGKDLEGRRITIVGDILHSRVARSNVHLLNTLGAHVTLVAPPTLVPVGVERWPCEVSYGLDEVLPQSDAVMMLRVQRERMNAAYFPTEREYSRRYGLDGERMAKMPEHAVVMHPGPMVRGMEITAEVADSDRCTVVEQVANGVSIRMAVLYLLLGGYEQAAAPAPAARTEENK; translated from the coding sequence ATGAAGCGTCACCTCATCTCGGCCGCCGACCTCACCCGCGACGACGCCGTCCTGATCCTCGACACCGCCGAGGAGATGGCCAGGGTCGCCGACCGGCCGATCAAGAAACTCCCGACCCTGCGCGGCCGGACCGTCGTCAACCTCTTCTTCGAGGACTCGACCCGGACCCGCATCTCCTTCGAGGCGGCCGCCAAGAGGCTGTCCGCCGACGTCATCAACTTCTCCGCGAAGGGCTCGTCCGTCTCCAAGGGCGAATCCCTCAAGGACACCGCCCTGACCCTGGAGGCCATGGGCGCCGACGCCGTCGTCATCCGCCACGGCGCCTCTGGCGCCCCGTACCGCCTGGCCACCTCCGGATGGATCGACGGCGCGGTCGTCAACGCGGGCGACGGCACCCACGAGCACCCCACCCAGGCCCTGCTCGACGCCTTCACCATGCGCCGCCGGCTCGTCGGCGCCGACACCGGGCTCGGCAAGGACCTCGAAGGCCGCCGGATCACCATCGTCGGCGACATCCTGCACAGCCGCGTCGCCCGCTCCAACGTCCACCTGCTGAACACGCTCGGCGCCCACGTCACCCTGGTGGCCCCGCCGACCCTGGTCCCGGTCGGGGTCGAGCGGTGGCCCTGCGAGGTCAGCTACGGCCTCGACGAGGTGCTGCCCCAGTCCGACGCTGTGATGATGCTGCGTGTGCAGCGTGAGCGGATGAACGCCGCCTACTTCCCGACCGAGCGCGAGTACTCGCGCCGCTACGGCCTGGACGGCGAGCGCATGGCGAAGATGCCCGAGCACGCCGTCGTCATGCACCCCGGCCCGATGGTCCGCGGCATGGAGATCACCGCCGAGGTCGCCGACTCCGACCGCTGCACGGTGGTCGAGCAGGTCGCCAACGGCGTCTCCATCCGCATGGCCGTGCTCTACCTGCTGCTCGGCGGCTACGAGCAGGCCGCCGCCCCCGCCCCCGCCGCCCGTACCGAGGAGAACAAGTAA
- the pyrR gene encoding bifunctional pyr operon transcriptional regulator/uracil phosphoribosyltransferase PyrR, which yields MDAQHDATGNAARPVLEAPDLARVLTRIAHEIVERAKGADDVVLLGIPTRGVFLARRLAAKLEEITGRTIPVGSLDITMYRDDLRLRPARALARTEIPGEGIEGRLVVLVDDVLFSGRTIRAALDALGDIGRPRAVQLAVLVDRGHRELPIRADYVGKNLPTSLRETVKVQLAEEDGRDAVLLGVEQDASAVER from the coding sequence ATGGACGCACAGCACGACGCCACCGGCAACGCGGCCCGCCCCGTTCTGGAGGCCCCCGACCTCGCACGGGTGCTCACCCGCATCGCCCACGAGATCGTCGAACGCGCCAAGGGCGCCGACGACGTGGTGCTCCTCGGCATCCCGACCCGCGGTGTCTTCCTCGCCCGCAGGCTCGCCGCCAAGCTCGAAGAGATCACCGGCCGCACGATCCCGGTCGGCTCCCTCGACATCACGATGTACCGCGACGACCTCCGGCTGCGCCCCGCGCGCGCCCTGGCCCGCACCGAGATCCCCGGCGAGGGCATCGAGGGCCGCCTGGTCGTCCTCGTCGACGACGTCCTCTTCTCCGGCCGCACGATCCGCGCCGCCCTCGACGCACTGGGCGACATCGGCCGGCCCCGTGCGGTGCAGCTCGCGGTCCTGGTGGACCGCGGCCACCGCGAACTGCCGATCCGCGCCGACTACGTCGGCAAGAACCTCCCCACGTCGCTGCGGGAGACGGTCAAGGTCCAGCTCGCCGAGGAGGACGGCCGCGACGCCGTGCTGCTCGGGGTCGAGCAGGACGCCTCAGCGGTCGAGCGCTAG
- the bldD gene encoding transcriptional regulator BldD, translated as MSSEYAKQLGAKLRAIRTQQGLSLHGVEEKSQGRWKAVVVGSYERGDRAVTVQRLAELADFYGVPVQELLPGTTPGGAAEPPPKLVLQLERLAHVPPEKAGPLQRYAATIQSQRGDYNGKVLSIRQDDLRTLAVIYDQSPSVLTEQLISWGVLDADARRAVAHDEG; from the coding sequence ATGTCCAGCGAATACGCAAAGCAGCTCGGGGCCAAGCTCCGTGCCATCCGCACCCAGCAGGGCCTCTCCCTCCACGGCGTGGAGGAGAAGTCCCAGGGCCGCTGGAAGGCCGTCGTGGTCGGTTCGTACGAACGCGGCGACCGTGCCGTGACCGTACAGCGCCTTGCCGAGCTGGCGGACTTCTACGGTGTCCCGGTCCAGGAGCTCCTGCCGGGCACGACGCCGGGCGGCGCCGCCGAGCCGCCGCCGAAGCTCGTCCTGCAGCTGGAGCGCCTGGCGCACGTGCCGCCGGAGAAGGCGGGCCCGCTCCAGCGCTACGCGGCCACGATCCAGAGCCAGCGCGGCGACTACAACGGCAAGGTGCTGTCGATCCGCCAGGACGACCTGCGCACGCTGGCCGTGATCTACGACCAGTCGCCTTCCGTGCTGACGGAGCAGCTGATCAGCTGGGGCGTGCTGGACGCGGACGCGCGCCGTGCCGTCGCCCACGACGAGGGCTGA
- the nusB gene encoding transcription antitermination factor NusB, whose product MAARNTARKRAFQILFEADQRGASVLTVLADWVRHSRSDTRQPPVTEYTMELVEGYAQYADRIDDLIVTYSEGWDLDRMPVADRNILRLGAYELIWVDATPDAVVIDEAVQIAKEFSTDDSPSFVNGLLARFKDLKPNLRREQ is encoded by the coding sequence GTGGCTGCCCGTAACACGGCCCGCAAGCGCGCCTTCCAGATCCTCTTCGAGGCCGACCAGCGCGGTGCGTCCGTGCTGACGGTCCTCGCGGACTGGGTGCGGCACTCGCGCTCCGACACCCGTCAGCCGCCGGTCACCGAGTACACGATGGAGCTGGTCGAGGGGTACGCGCAGTACGCGGACCGCATCGACGACCTCATCGTCACGTACTCCGAGGGCTGGGACCTCGACCGCATGCCGGTCGCCGACCGGAACATCCTGCGGCTCGGCGCCTACGAGCTGATCTGGGTGGACGCCACCCCGGACGCGGTCGTGATCGACGAGGCGGTGCAGATCGCCAAGGAGTTCTCGACCGACGACTCCCCGTCCTTCGTGAACGGCCTGCTGGCCCGTTTCAAGGACCTCAAGCCGAATCTCCGCCGGGAGCAGTGA
- the efp gene encoding elongation factor P, producing MASTNDLKNGLVLKLDGGQLWSVVEFQHVKPGKGPAFVRTKLKNVLSGKVVDKTFNAGIKVETATVDRRDMQFSYMDGEYFVFMDMDTYDQLMIERKTVGDAANFLVEGFTATVAQHEGEVLYVELPAAVELTIQHTEPGVQGDRSTGGTKPATLETGYEIGVPLFITTGEKIKVDTRSGEYLSRVNK from the coding sequence GTGGCTTCCACGAACGACCTCAAGAACGGCCTGGTGCTCAAGCTCGACGGGGGCCAGCTCTGGTCCGTCGTCGAGTTCCAGCACGTCAAGCCCGGCAAGGGCCCGGCCTTCGTGCGCACCAAGCTCAAGAACGTGCTCTCCGGCAAGGTCGTCGACAAGACCTTCAACGCAGGCATCAAGGTCGAGACGGCCACCGTCGACCGGCGCGACATGCAGTTCTCGTACATGGACGGCGAGTACTTCGTCTTCATGGACATGGACACGTACGACCAGCTGATGATCGAGCGCAAGACCGTCGGCGACGCCGCCAACTTCCTCGTCGAGGGCTTCACCGCCACCGTCGCCCAGCACGAGGGCGAGGTGCTCTACGTCGAGCTGCCGGCCGCCGTCGAGCTGACCATCCAGCACACGGAGCCGGGCGTCCAGGGCGACCGCTCCACCGGCGGCACCAAGCCCGCCACCCTGGAGACCGGTTACGAGATCGGTGTCCCGCTCTTCATCACCACGGGTGAGAAGATCAAGGTCGACACCCGCTCCGGCGAGTACCTCAGCCGGGTGAACAAGTAG